ACGGGGATGAATTCCACGAGCTCGGCTTTGGCGGTGTGCTTGGCGATGACCTCGTCCAGCTTCGCATCGATGTCAGCACGGGTATATCCGTGACCGTACTTGGTATGTAGGTCATGCCGGAGGGTTTCAAACTGGTTCATTGTTATCCCCTTTCCTGGATTCTTTCCCCGTTTGCTTTTTGTTAACTTGAAGTTAACCTTACAGCGCGGTGTGACATCCGTCAATTGATTGGTCATAACCCATTAGTTAGACCTCCCGTGGAGCAAGTTACGCGTGGGGCGCACTGGGCTATAGACTCTGCCTTTGATGATCCTGCTCATTGATAATTACGACTCGTACACGTTTAACCTCGCGCACCTCATCGCAGAGGTCTCTGGAACCGAGCCACTCGTCGTTCCCGCGGGCGAGGCCGCCGGCATCCCAGAGCGCGTGCGCGCCGGCGAGTTCAGCCACGTGGTTATCTCCCCCGGCCCCGGCACCCCGGAGGAAGACAACGACTTTGGCACGTCCCGGCGCGTTATCGAGGCGGCCGCCACAGCGCGAATTCCCCTGCTTGGCGTCTGCCTCGGCCATCAGGGTCTGGCGATGCTCGCCGGTGCCCGCATACGCCGCGCGCCCGAACCGCGCCACGGCTTCGTATCCACCATCAGCCACTCCGGCGAGGGACTTTTCGCCACCATCCCGCAGGACTTTCAGGCGGTGCGCTACCACTCCCTGCACATTGAGCCCACCCCCGGCATCACCGTGCACGCCCGCAGCGAGGACGGCACCGTCCAGGCCCTCAAGGTCGATGGCCTGCCGCATTGGGGCGTGCAATTCCACCCCGAATCGGTGCTGACACAACATGGCGCGACCCTGCTGCGCAATTTCCTCGGCGGTTTTCGCCTCCTCCACCGCGAGGTCCCCGGCGCGATTGACTGCCCCAGCGTCTTCGCGGCGCTGCAGGCAGACGGCACCGATGCCTTCTTCCTCGACTCCGCCGACGCGCGCGGGTGCTATAGCATTCTTGGCGATGCCACCGGTCCGCTTAGCAGATCCTTTCGCTACCGGCTTGGCGATGCCCCCGATATCCTCACCACCCTCGAGCGCGAGCTATCCACGCAGGTCTTTGACGCGCCGGATTTGCCGTTTACCGGCGGGGKGGKCGGKTTCCTCGGCTACGAATGCGCGCAGCTTACCCTGCCCATCCAGCTGCGCCACCGCTCGCCGTATCCCGATGCCTACTTCATCCGGCCGCAGTCCTTCCTTATCTACGACCACCACCGGCAAGTGGCATACCTGTGCTGCCTCGACGGC
This is a stretch of genomic DNA from Corynebacterium accolens. It encodes these proteins:
- a CDS encoding chorismate-binding protein codes for the protein MILLIDNYDSYTFNLAHLIAEVSGTEPLVVPAGEAAGIPERVRAGEFSHVVISPGPGTPEEDNDFGTSRRVIEAAATARIPLLGVCLGHQGLAMLAGARIRRAPEPRHGFVSTISHSGEGLFATIPQDFQAVRYHSLHIEPTPGITVHARSEDGTVQALKVDGLPHWGVQFHPESVLTQHGATLLRNFLGGFRLLHREVPGAIDCPSVFAALQADGTDAFFLDSADARGCYSILGDATGPLSRSFRYRLGDAPDILTTLERELSTQVFDAPDLPFTGGXXGFLGYECAQLTLPIQLRHRSPYPDAYFIRPQSFLIYDHHRQVAYLCCLDGEGAQGLLDRLEAALKGGQVGNEGASASAGAWRTTDYLDRIQRAQELLHAGVSYEVCLTDTYTAQATGDIYAALRRHNPAPYAAHLVFDGVEICSASPERFLSVRDNRVEAKPIKGTIPAHQDPALLRDDPKTRAENLMIVDLLRNDLSRVCEPGTVRVPGLMNVESYATVHQLVSTITGQLRPGATALDAIRAAFPPGSMTGAPKLRTCEIIDALEAGPRGVYSGIVGYLGYSGEADFSVVIRTAVRAGSEVTVGAGGAIVLDSDPAAELAERNLKAQSVLGAWS